In the genome of Candidatus Marinarcus aquaticus, the window ATTCACAAAATCATGACTATGCTTTAAGTAAAGGAAGTTTTGAAGTCAGTGGTCTTGTCACTGAAGATGAAATGCATTTCATGTGTAAGTATAAAACTTATCCCAATGAAGCGATTGAAATCTTTGCTCCATTGAACAGTGAGATTGAAACTTGTGATAATGAAATTGGTTCAATTTTCCAAGGTGAAGATGGAAAATATTACGTGAAATTTAAAAAGATTTTGACTGAAACGAATAAAGAGTTGGAGTCTGTTCATAGTGGAAACACCAATAAAATCCAACTGCCAGGGAAATTGCCATATCTGACGATGCTTCGAGTTGAAAATGATGAAGAGGAAGCGTGCTGTAACTGATGATATTCTTTCGTGTAAGCAATAATGTCAACATCAAAATCACCGATGGCAGTTTGGTTGTTTATAAAAAGATCAAACAAGCATCACTTTTGGACAATGAAGAGATATATTGTACAACGTATGAAGATTTTTTGGACATTGAAAAAGTGTTTGCACGTATTGATGAGAGTTACAAAGCACGTATTTTAGATGAGAATAAAGTTCGACAGATTGACTCTTTTCCTATTGAGTTGGGATTGAGCAATCAAAATGAATTTAAACGCATTAAGGCATTTGAAATAGCAACCCAAAAGGCGCATTTTCTTAATGAAACGCTTAAAAATGAGAGTTGCTCTTTGTTTTTACAAACGCAACAAAAAGCCATTTTACATACACAACTTACAAAAGAGGCAACTGAAATTTCAGTTGCCATTATTGGAGGAGTGGGACGTGATATTGGAGAAATGGTTGCTTCCATACCTGCCTTGCGTATTTTATATGAAGAGCTTAAAACAGTATACAATGAGGTGAAAATAGACATCTATTTAAATGCTTCCTCAAACAGCTACTATTCACGAGATAAAGAGATTTTGTCTGAACTTGCATTTATTCATTCTATTCAACCGTTGTCATTGAGTTTTAAAACATTTTGCAGTTATGATTATTATATTGACAACAGCTTGATATCACATCAATGTTTTTATGATGAATTGCCCTATGTGGATGCCTATTTACATAAATTTGGTTTGGATTATCAAAATATAAAACAATACAGAAAACACAATGAAATCAGTTTAAAAAACTATGCAATTAAAATGGAGTTGAATGAAAAACTTCTCTCTTTAAAAAAACAACATAAACTGCTCTTATTTCACCCTTTTTCAGCGCATAACAAACGCAGTATTCCCATAGAACTTTCTAAAAAAATTTTAAAAAAAGTACTCTTAAGGGCTGAAGATTATATGGTGGTCACGTTATTGGATGTTGAAGGGG includes:
- a CDS encoding glycosyltransferase family 9 protein, with translation MIFFRVSNNVNIKITDGSLVVYKKIKQASLLDNEEIYCTTYEDFLDIEKVFARIDESYKARILDENKVRQIDSFPIELGLSNQNEFKRIKAFEIATQKAHFLNETLKNESCSLFLQTQQKAILHTQLTKEATEISVAIIGGVGRDIGEMVASIPALRILYEELKTVYNEVKIDIYLNASSNSYYSRDKEILSELAFIHSIQPLSLSFKTFCSYDYYIDNSLISHQCFYDELPYVDAYLHKFGLDYQNIKQYRKHNEISLKNYAIKMELNEKLLSLKKQHKLLLFHPFSAHNKRSIPIELSKKILKKVLLRAEDYMVVTLLDVEGVKANNYVNLTKYSKSFRDFAYIISQMDRILTVDTATYHIAEAFFIPTLVMFSNDKMEQRLAYYEHVKGIEVKDKTKPLSKFIFENEKLNLYHFDNWQSLKVGKVMKLLEKIG